Proteins encoded together in one Hymenobacter monticola window:
- a CDS encoding DUF6929 family protein, translating into MTATILAETSIAGVPSASGVEIMGPSAYVIGDDAPLLYQLDAHTLAVTGRVPLFETTAFGTGRLPKAGKPDLECMAALTWPDGRAGLLLLGSGSLPTRARGWFVPTASAGPTAPEPVDLAPLYDLLRPHLPAGAVLNLEAAATSATELLLFQRTVGRADAALLFRLPLAGTLAFLQGQAAAPTVQTTPFALPAIDGSPAGFSGATFVDGLLFVTASVENTTDAVLDGDVLGSFVGLVNLETQQTAFARLAWHDGRPYRGKVEGLAVRRAVGQRHWELLLVTDDDQGGSTAVLAEVDIA; encoded by the coding sequence ATGACTGCGACCATCCTCGCCGAAACCAGCATTGCCGGTGTGCCTTCTGCCTCCGGCGTCGAAATTATGGGCCCCAGCGCTTACGTCATCGGCGACGACGCGCCGCTCTTGTACCAGCTCGATGCCCACACGCTGGCCGTTACGGGCCGGGTGCCGCTGTTTGAAACGACGGCTTTTGGCACCGGCCGCCTGCCCAAAGCCGGCAAGCCCGACCTCGAATGCATGGCCGCCCTCACCTGGCCCGACGGCCGGGCCGGCCTGCTGCTGCTCGGCTCGGGCAGCCTGCCCACCCGCGCCCGCGGTTGGTTTGTGCCCACCGCCTCGGCCGGACCAACGGCCCCCGAACCCGTTGACCTGGCCCCGCTCTACGACCTGCTGCGCCCGCACCTGCCCGCCGGCGCGGTCCTGAACCTGGAAGCGGCCGCTACCTCGGCCACCGAGTTGCTATTGTTTCAGCGCACCGTGGGGCGGGCCGATGCGGCGCTGCTGTTTCGGCTGCCGCTGGCGGGCACGCTGGCATTTCTGCAAGGCCAGGCTGCGGCCCCGACGGTGCAGACGACCCCGTTTGCATTGCCTGCTATTGACGGCAGCCCGGCCGGGTTCTCGGGGGCCACGTTTGTTGATGGCTTGCTGTTCGTAACGGCGTCGGTTGAAAACACCACCGACGCCGTGCTCGACGGGGACGTGCTCGGGTCTTTCGTCGGCTTGGTAAACCTGGAAACGCAGCAGACCGCCTTTGCGCGGCTGGCCTGGCACGATGGCCGCCCGTACCGCGGCAAGGTAGAAGGGCTGGCCGTGCGCCGGGCCGTGGGCCAGCGGCACTGGGAGCTGCTACTCGTCACCGATGACGACCAGGGCGGTAGCACCGCGGTGCTGGCCGAAGTCGATATAGCTTAG
- a CDS encoding S-adenosylmethionine decarboxylase family protein, with amino-acid sequence MLPYSPGLHILATFGAPAPALCDAEACRAFFDAQVHAFGLEKVGEAYHSFPADENGAGGFTAVLALTESHLSIHTWPEHGLATFDVFLSNFRRDNAATVQAIYAATLAFFGGIEQHKTEVRR; translated from the coding sequence ATGCTTCCTTATTCACCCGGCCTCCACATTCTGGCCACGTTCGGGGCCCCGGCCCCGGCCCTATGCGACGCGGAAGCCTGCCGCGCCTTTTTTGATGCCCAGGTGCACGCCTTCGGCCTCGAAAAGGTGGGCGAGGCCTACCACAGCTTTCCGGCCGACGAAAACGGCGCGGGCGGCTTCACGGCCGTGCTGGCCCTCACCGAGTCGCACCTGAGCATTCACACCTGGCCCGAGCACGGGCTGGCCACGTTCGACGTGTTTTTGTCGAACTTCCGGCGCGACAATGCGGCCACGGTGCAGGCCATCTACGCGGCCACGCTGGCGTTTTTTGGCGGCATAGAGCAACATAAAACCGAAGTCCGCCGATGA
- a CDS encoding DUF4178 domain-containing protein, which produces MSETVTPRPESAQLNCPACSTSITYYDVEGSEFYVCPNCHTYFQWTGEEKPRLFGKYDQAPRSGASLPLGAMGTLFGRTFRVVGVVSRREANHPQYSWREYQLFEASTGQYAQLAEFDGHWTFIWAANARDADRAEYVLADFKLFNKYQSRVNWALGEFDWDIELDSNLHVTEHIKPPYLLVQERRGNKNEWYRGRHVAPAEVAKAFGLSRSALPSQTGTGAVEPGPGSAGAAALWSLTGIVLAALLLVQLVLVARTGAPLLNQTIQVEADTTASAAPGTGRVLVSPSFTLDHQAALEVDLTTSLTNQWLELPVSLVNEQTGQGFEFTKNIEFYSGVEGGESWTEGSRDADAVLSRVPAGRYHLNFYPFTEKGVTPEIKVQVWADPALPSNFFVVVGLVLLLPLLQALRQHWHERNRWENSDYNPYATE; this is translated from the coding sequence ATGAGTGAAACCGTTACTCCCCGGCCCGAATCGGCCCAGCTCAACTGCCCGGCGTGCAGCACCAGCATCACGTACTACGACGTGGAAGGCAGCGAATTCTACGTCTGCCCCAATTGCCACACCTACTTCCAATGGACGGGCGAGGAAAAACCCAGGCTGTTTGGCAAGTACGACCAGGCGCCGCGCTCGGGCGCATCCCTGCCCCTGGGGGCGATGGGCACACTCTTCGGACGCACGTTCCGGGTGGTGGGCGTGGTGTCGCGTCGCGAAGCCAACCACCCCCAATACAGCTGGCGCGAGTACCAGCTGTTTGAGGCCAGCACCGGGCAGTATGCGCAGCTGGCCGAGTTCGACGGGCACTGGACGTTTATTTGGGCGGCCAACGCGCGCGATGCCGACCGTGCGGAGTACGTGCTGGCCGATTTCAAGCTGTTCAACAAATACCAGTCGCGCGTAAACTGGGCACTGGGCGAGTTCGACTGGGACATTGAACTCGACAGCAACCTGCACGTCACCGAGCACATCAAGCCGCCCTACCTGCTGGTGCAGGAACGGCGCGGCAACAAAAACGAGTGGTACCGGGGCCGCCACGTAGCGCCCGCGGAAGTGGCCAAGGCTTTTGGCCTCAGCCGAAGCGCGCTGCCGTCGCAAACGGGAACGGGCGCGGTGGAGCCGGGCCCGGGCAGCGCCGGCGCGGCGGCCCTGTGGAGCCTGACGGGCATTGTGCTGGCCGCGCTGCTGCTGGTGCAGTTGGTGCTGGTGGCGCGCACCGGCGCACCGCTCCTCAACCAAACCATTCAGGTAGAAGCCGATACCACGGCCTCGGCGGCGCCGGGCACGGGCCGCGTGCTGGTGTCGCCTTCGTTTACGCTCGACCACCAAGCCGCCCTTGAAGTGGACCTTACCACCTCGCTTACCAACCAGTGGCTGGAGCTGCCCGTGAGCCTCGTGAACGAGCAAACCGGGCAGGGCTTCGAGTTCACCAAGAACATTGAGTTCTACAGCGGCGTGGAGGGCGGCGAAAGCTGGACCGAAGGCAGCCGCGACGCCGACGCCGTGCTCTCGCGGGTACCGGCCGGGCGCTACCACCTCAATTTTTACCCCTTCACCGAAAAGGGCGTGACGCCCGAAATCAAGGTGCAGGTGTGGGCCGACCCGGCGCTGCCGTCGAATTTTTTCGTGGTGGTGGGGCTGGTGCTCCTGCTGCCCTTGCTACAGGCCCTGCGCCAGCACTGGCACGAGCGCAACCGCTGGGAAAACAGCGACTACAACCCCTACGCCACCGAATAA
- a CDS encoding DUF350 domain-containing protein translates to MEYLNPKAFTASIVYSLLGIFILVVSFYVFNKLTPGTLRKEIMEDHNTALAILGAAFMLAVALIISAAIHG, encoded by the coding sequence ATGGAATACCTCAACCCCAAAGCTTTCACGGCGTCCATCGTGTATTCGCTGCTCGGCATCTTCATTCTGGTGGTCAGCTTTTACGTGTTCAATAAGCTGACGCCGGGCACCTTGCGCAAGGAAATCATGGAAGACCACAACACGGCGCTGGCCATCCTGGGCGCGGCGTTTATGCTGGCCGTGGCCCTCATCATCAGCGCCGCCATTCATGGTTGA
- a CDS encoding polyamine aminopropyltransferase: protein MVETDVAPAVAPVARRQQSPGLLLVAVAVIATCGLIYELIAGTLASYLLGDSVTQFSTIIGAYLFAMGIGSWLSKFLEGSLLRWFIRLEILVGIVGGCMAPLLFVSFEYVASFRLLLYALVGLTGVLVGLEIPLLMRILENRYQFKDLVARVFAVDYVGALLASLIFPLVLVPQLGLIRTSLLFGALNLAVAAVVLTRFPETRPYRRRFGVGIAAALLGLAVLFGFANRLLAYTETLAFQDQVIYSKSTPYQRIVLTRNPRELRLFLNGNLQFSSADEYRYHEALVHPLMQALPQARHVLVMGGGDGLAVRELLKYPKIHSIKLVDLDQGMTSIFQHNELLLALNKGSLNNPKVQVINADAYQWVRQDTGRYDAVIVDFPDPGNYSIGKLYSAAFYTALAQRLAPGGRMVVQSTSPYLARQSFWCVAHTLAAVGLHTVPYHLYVPSFGEWGYVLAGPDAHWRGDAGPLPAGLRYITPGTIHDMLRFPPDMSEVSTEVNQLNNQALVRYFEEDWGPYVH from the coding sequence ATGGTTGAAACCGACGTAGCGCCCGCGGTGGCACCCGTGGCCCGGCGGCAGCAGTCGCCGGGGCTGCTGCTGGTGGCGGTGGCCGTCATTGCCACCTGCGGGCTGATTTATGAGCTGATTGCGGGCACGCTGGCCTCCTACCTGCTGGGCGACTCGGTGACGCAGTTTTCGACCATCATCGGGGCCTACCTCTTTGCCATGGGCATCGGCTCGTGGCTGTCAAAATTCCTCGAAGGCTCCTTGCTGCGCTGGTTTATCCGGCTCGAAATTCTGGTGGGCATCGTGGGCGGGTGCATGGCGCCGCTGCTGTTCGTGTCGTTCGAGTACGTGGCCTCGTTCCGGCTGTTACTTTATGCGCTGGTGGGCCTCACGGGCGTGCTGGTGGGCCTGGAGATTCCGCTGCTGATGCGCATTCTGGAAAACCGTTACCAGTTCAAGGACCTGGTGGCGCGGGTGTTTGCCGTCGACTACGTGGGGGCGCTGCTGGCCTCGCTCATCTTCCCGCTGGTGCTGGTGCCGCAACTCGGGCTCATCCGTACCTCGCTCCTTTTTGGGGCGCTGAACCTGGCTGTGGCCGCCGTGGTGCTCACTCGCTTCCCCGAAACGCGGCCCTACCGGCGGCGCTTCGGCGTGGGCATTGCAGCGGCCCTGCTGGGGCTGGCGGTGCTGTTCGGCTTCGCCAACCGGCTGCTGGCTTACACCGAAACCCTGGCGTTTCAGGACCAGGTCATCTATTCAAAATCGACGCCTTACCAGCGCATCGTCCTCACCCGCAACCCGCGCGAGCTGCGCCTGTTTCTTAACGGCAACCTGCAGTTCAGCTCCGCCGACGAGTACCGCTACCACGAAGCGCTGGTGCACCCGCTCATGCAGGCGCTGCCCCAGGCGCGCCACGTGCTGGTGATGGGCGGCGGCGATGGCCTGGCCGTACGTGAGCTACTAAAATATCCTAAAATTCACAGCATTAAGCTAGTTGACCTCGACCAGGGGATGACGTCCATTTTTCAACACAACGAGCTGCTACTGGCGCTGAACAAGGGCTCGCTGAACAACCCGAAGGTGCAAGTCATCAATGCCGACGCCTACCAATGGGTGCGGCAGGACACCGGGCGCTACGACGCGGTCATTGTCGATTTCCCCGACCCCGGCAACTACTCCATCGGCAAGCTGTACTCGGCCGCGTTCTACACGGCCCTGGCCCAGCGCCTGGCGCCGGGCGGGCGCATGGTGGTGCAAAGCACTTCGCCGTATCTGGCGCGGCAGTCGTTTTGGTGCGTGGCGCACACGCTGGCCGCCGTGGGCCTGCACACGGTGCCCTACCACCTCTACGTGCCTTCCTTCGGCGAGTGGGGCTACGTGCTGGCTGGCCCCGATGCCCATTGGCGCGGCGATGCCGGGCCGCTGCCGGCGGGCTTGCGCTACATCACCCCCGGCACCATTCACGACATGCTCCGCTTTCCCCCCGACATGAGCGAGGTGTCTACGGAGGTGAACCAGCTGAATAATCAGGCCCTGGTGCGGTATTTTGAGGAAGACTGGGGGCCGTACGTGCATTGA
- a CDS encoding FAD-dependent oxidoreductase, translating into MPTRRTFLAQSGAALTGALLLPALPGCAPTQPLAHIKGQLLGQDAATGHLLRDPSRIPAPTATLDTEVLIIGGGVAGLSARRWLHRHGLRDTLLVEMASETGGNAAAGRNAASAYPWGAHYLPVPDVRNAELLEFLQEAGTLTGYAPGGLPIYSEYHLCHDPDERLSIDGHWQDGLVPSLNLSAQEQPQFARFFKLIETLKVAKGQDGRDAFCIPLDHASADPAYRQLDELSFADYLTREGFTAAPLRWYLDYACRDDYGALASQVSAWAGLHYFASRKGRAHNAGSGDVLTWPEGNHFLTQNLRQQASGAIHRRTLAYDLRETADGVEVLTYNAATRQSTRVRARRVLLATPLHITHHLLTRVPGHALPPPNALHHAPWLIANLTVEGLPQGPGRPLSWDNVRYGSASLGYINATQQSVQQESGAPKVITLYWPLTDEAPGPARRRAYQTPYAEWLPRVVAELETFHPGVTPYIKQADLWVWGHGMVAPTPGLVWGAARQAAMQPLRNRIFFAHTDFSGISIFEEGFYQGIRAAREMLGVV; encoded by the coding sequence ATGCCCACCCGTCGCACTTTTCTGGCCCAAAGCGGCGCGGCACTCACCGGCGCGCTGCTGCTCCCGGCCCTGCCCGGCTGCGCGCCCACCCAGCCCCTGGCGCACATCAAAGGCCAACTGCTGGGCCAGGACGCCGCCACCGGCCACCTGCTGCGCGACCCGAGCCGCATTCCCGCGCCCACGGCAACCCTGGACACGGAGGTGCTCATCATTGGCGGGGGCGTGGCGGGGCTCTCGGCCCGGCGCTGGCTGCACCGGCACGGCCTGCGCGATACGCTGCTGGTGGAAATGGCGTCCGAAACCGGCGGCAATGCTGCCGCGGGCCGCAACGCGGCGTCGGCCTACCCCTGGGGCGCGCACTACCTGCCCGTGCCCGACGTGCGCAACGCGGAACTGCTGGAGTTTCTGCAGGAAGCCGGTACCCTGACCGGCTACGCGCCCGGCGGCCTGCCTATCTACAGCGAATACCACCTCTGCCACGACCCCGACGAGCGCCTCAGCATCGACGGCCACTGGCAGGACGGGCTGGTGCCCAGCCTCAACCTGTCGGCCCAGGAGCAGCCACAGTTTGCGCGGTTTTTCAAGCTGATTGAAACGCTGAAAGTAGCCAAAGGACAGGACGGCCGTGATGCCTTCTGCATTCCGCTCGACCACGCCTCGGCCGACCCGGCGTACCGGCAGCTCGACGAGCTTTCGTTTGCCGACTACCTCACCCGCGAAGGCTTCACGGCTGCACCGCTGCGCTGGTACCTGGACTATGCCTGCCGCGACGACTACGGCGCCCTGGCCTCGCAGGTATCGGCCTGGGCCGGGCTGCACTATTTCGCCAGCCGCAAGGGCCGCGCCCACAACGCCGGCAGCGGCGACGTGCTGACTTGGCCCGAAGGCAACCATTTCCTGACCCAAAACCTGCGCCAGCAGGCTTCTGGCGCCATCCACCGCCGCACCCTGGCCTACGACCTCCGCGAAACTGCCGACGGCGTGGAGGTGCTCACATACAACGCGGCCACCCGCCAGAGCACCCGCGTGCGGGCCCGGCGCGTGCTGCTGGCCACGCCCCTGCACATCACGCATCACCTGCTAACCCGGGTGCCCGGCCACGCGCTGCCCCCGCCCAACGCCCTGCACCACGCTCCCTGGCTCATCGCCAACCTCACGGTGGAGGGGTTGCCGCAAGGCCCCGGCCGCCCGCTGAGCTGGGACAACGTGCGCTACGGCAGCGCCTCGCTGGGCTACATCAACGCCACCCAGCAGTCGGTGCAGCAGGAAAGCGGCGCGCCCAAGGTCATCACCCTCTACTGGCCCCTCACCGATGAAGCGCCCGGCCCCGCCCGCCGCCGGGCCTATCAGACGCCCTACGCCGAGTGGCTGCCCCGCGTGGTGGCCGAGCTCGAAACCTTTCACCCTGGTGTGACACCCTACATCAAGCAGGCCGACCTCTGGGTGTGGGGCCACGGCATGGTGGCCCCCACGCCCGGCCTGGTCTGGGGCGCTGCGCGGCAGGCAGCCATGCAGCCCCTGCGAAACCGTATTTTCTTCGCGCATACTGATTTCAGCGGCATCTCTATTTTTGAAGAAGGCTTCTACCAAGGCATTCGGGCAGCGCGGGAGATGCTGGGTGTTGTCTAA
- a CDS encoding RICIN domain-containing protein, whose product MFRLLTLFFLLPFFVHAQTYFVPDERAYYGLIDRGSGRCLDIAGASTNSGAAAVQWEFTHANSQQWRFVPIRQGSEYYRIEARHSGLCLTADKPGENLPLLQRPYQGGEQQQWRLVPAGPVGSFQLENRSESRVAALAAADKFNGTPVLMQKGNGRASQQWRLFRLKLNVLEGPSPFGAPQPLAGLNSPGNELHPVLSPDGNTLYFARTKFAGNTEGNTDSGDAWVSQSADQGKTWGAPTRLDGINTAQNNEVVAATGPDGRTLFVRGTYDANGFRDESVSKVSSVAATSSSAKGVKPAAVGIGNFYTAVPGAGYFVSNDGQILLLSLERGDSEGGNDLYLSRPDGKGGFGEPTSLGPVLNSPGFDFAPWLAPDGKTLYFASYGHMGYGSADIFVSQRLDDSWTKWSEPRNLGPGLNGPGFNAYLTLAPDGKTAYYSSSPAPNATSDLMRTGRAAPADSLPAAPVVAAFDPTARAFLSGRVLDARTKQPVPGATVKANLLANAAGAQYNATGRSDNTGGYQLSLLPGRYYLTATGGGFLTVGDTVLIAGSPRRDLLLLPAAVGAKIDLPSILFAQGKATLLGTAYAELNRLAVALQASPNTEIRLEGHTSNEPPADKNQKLSEDRVAEVKRYLVGRGVAENRIATVGFGGSKPKYSNDREETRRLNRRVELVIVK is encoded by the coding sequence ATGTTTCGACTGCTGACGTTATTTTTTCTGCTGCCTTTTTTTGTTCACGCCCAAACTTATTTCGTGCCCGATGAGCGGGCCTATTACGGGTTGATTGACCGCGGCAGCGGGCGCTGCCTCGACATTGCGGGCGCCAGCACCAACAGCGGCGCGGCGGCCGTGCAGTGGGAATTCACCCACGCCAATAGCCAGCAATGGCGCTTTGTGCCCATTCGGCAGGGCAGCGAGTACTATCGCATCGAGGCGCGCCACAGCGGTCTGTGCCTGACGGCTGACAAGCCCGGCGAAAACCTGCCGCTGCTGCAGCGCCCGTACCAAGGCGGCGAGCAGCAACAGTGGCGGCTGGTGCCCGCGGGCCCGGTCGGAAGCTTCCAACTCGAAAACCGCAGCGAAAGCCGGGTGGCGGCCTTGGCGGCGGCCGACAAGTTCAACGGCACGCCGGTGCTGATGCAAAAGGGCAACGGCCGGGCCAGCCAGCAGTGGCGCTTGTTTCGGCTGAAACTGAATGTGCTGGAAGGGCCGTCGCCGTTCGGGGCGCCGCAGCCCCTGGCGGGCCTCAACTCGCCCGGCAACGAACTGCACCCCGTCCTCAGCCCCGACGGCAATACGCTGTATTTCGCCCGCACCAAGTTTGCCGGCAACACCGAGGGCAACACCGACTCGGGCGATGCCTGGGTGAGCCAGAGCGCCGACCAGGGCAAAACCTGGGGCGCCCCCACACGCCTCGACGGCATCAACACGGCCCAGAACAACGAGGTGGTGGCCGCCACCGGCCCCGACGGCCGTACCTTGTTTGTGCGCGGCACCTACGACGCCAACGGGTTTCGGGATGAGAGCGTGAGCAAGGTGAGCAGCGTGGCGGCGACCAGCAGCTCGGCCAAGGGGGTGAAGCCTGCCGCGGTGGGCATCGGCAATTTCTACACGGCCGTGCCCGGAGCGGGCTATTTTGTGAGCAATGACGGCCAAATCCTGCTGCTCTCGCTGGAGCGCGGCGACTCGGAGGGCGGCAACGACCTGTACCTGAGCCGGCCCGACGGCAAGGGCGGCTTCGGCGAGCCCACCAGCCTGGGGCCGGTGCTCAACTCGCCGGGCTTCGACTTTGCCCCCTGGCTTGCGCCCGATGGCAAAACGCTGTATTTCGCGTCGTACGGCCACATGGGGTATGGCTCGGCCGATATTTTTGTGAGCCAGCGTCTCGACGACAGCTGGACCAAGTGGAGCGAGCCCCGCAACCTGGGCCCTGGCCTGAACGGGCCCGGCTTCAATGCCTACCTCACGCTGGCGCCCGATGGCAAAACGGCTTACTACTCGTCCTCGCCCGCGCCTAATGCCACCAGCGACCTCATGCGCACCGGCCGCGCCGCACCCGCCGATTCGCTGCCGGCCGCGCCCGTCGTGGCCGCCTTCGACCCCACCGCGCGGGCTTTCCTGAGCGGGCGCGTGCTCGATGCCCGCACCAAGCAGCCCGTGCCCGGCGCCACCGTGAAAGCCAACCTGCTGGCCAACGCTGCGGGCGCGCAGTACAACGCCACCGGCCGCTCCGACAATACGGGCGGCTACCAACTCTCGCTGCTTCCGGGCCGCTACTACCTCACGGCCACCGGCGGCGGCTTCCTCACGGTGGGCGACACGGTGCTAATAGCCGGTTCGCCCCGGCGCGACCTGTTGCTGTTGCCCGCCGCCGTGGGCGCCAAAATCGACCTGCCCAGCATTCTTTTTGCCCAGGGCAAAGCCACGCTGCTGGGCACGGCCTACGCCGAGCTCAATCGTCTGGCCGTGGCCCTGCAAGCCAGCCCGAACACCGAAATTCGCCTCGAAGGCCACACCTCCAATGAGCCGCCGGCCGACAAAAACCAAAAGCTTTCCGAAGACCGGGTGGCTGAGGTGAAGCGCTACCTTGTGGGCCGCGGCGTGGCCGAGAATCGCATTGCCACGGTTGGCTTCGGTGGTTCGAAGCCCAAGTACAGCAACGACCGCGAAGAAACGCGCCGCCTGAACCGCCGCGTGGAGCTGGTGATAGTGAAGTAG
- a CDS encoding response regulator codes for MSYEPAAPPRTSVLLVDDHQMVIEGIKTLLRTDASVRVVAQANSGFLALRCLHEHPEINVALVDLNMPQMSGVELTRHIRAGFPAVRVLALSMFHDHASVMEVLDAGGAGYLLKNATKAELSAAIANVAAGRTHFSQEVGQTLLQHLDVPAQRRDGTQPVAELTTREREILRLVAEEKSNQDIAAALFISERTVETHRKNILTKTSCKSVVGLIQYAIKHKLLA; via the coding sequence ATGAGCTACGAGCCCGCCGCCCCGCCCCGTACGTCCGTGCTGCTGGTGGATGACCACCAGATGGTGATAGAGGGCATCAAAACCCTGCTAAGAACCGATGCGTCGGTGCGGGTGGTGGCGCAGGCCAATTCGGGCTTCCTGGCCCTGCGCTGCCTGCACGAGCACCCCGAAATCAACGTGGCCCTCGTCGACCTGAACATGCCGCAGATGAGCGGCGTAGAGCTCACGCGGCACATCCGGGCGGGCTTTCCGGCCGTGCGGGTGCTGGCCCTGAGCATGTTTCACGACCACGCCTCGGTGATGGAAGTGCTCGATGCGGGTGGGGCCGGCTACCTGCTCAAAAACGCCACCAAGGCCGAGCTCAGCGCCGCCATTGCCAACGTGGCGGCCGGGCGCACCCACTTCAGCCAGGAAGTGGGCCAGACGCTGCTGCAGCACCTCGACGTGCCCGCCCAGCGCCGCGACGGCACCCAGCCGGTGGCCGAACTCACCACCCGCGAAAGGGAGATTTTGCGGCTGGTGGCCGAAGAAAAGTCGAATCAGGACATCGCCGCGGCGCTGTTCATTTCGGAGCGCACCGTGGAAACGCACCGCAAAAACATTCTCACCAAAACCAGCTGCAAGTCGGTGGTGGGGCTGATTCAGTACGCCATCAAGCACAAGCTGCTGGCGTGA
- a CDS encoding tetratricopeptide repeat-containing sensor histidine kinase, producing MASRVLAQAVPAASPLIDSLTQRRAQAPDTARLRLLLADANALRTIEPAEAKRLAALALQQAKATARHEGPQQVALLLLGRLANAEGDFAAAAKSLMPALRLAEQRQDLLGQGSACLALATTNKNLKQFAQSLQYARRAQAVLRQAAQAGDPRAAKPLAIAFNNSGTALMEQNQLAAARADFRISLQKARALGDSSVAVLALYNLGGLALRQKNGPEAYRYYRQTLAIDKAEGNEQGQAESWLNLGDALALLHRTAEAEDAYRHALQLARRQRALPIVRVVYNGFATLYEDGNQPAKALQWQKRFQSLNDSIFQQESAQQVAELQTKYDTEKKEARNRLQAARLREQQQVIRRRTALLWAGALVALLLAGLAYLWVARRRLRREVEFAEERQALQQQRAQAVLEAEETERRRIGSDLHDGVGQLLTAAKMNLHALGDELRLSTTGQQAMFQNALDVVDESFREVRSISHNLLPNALIKRGLAQAVRDFLNKIAPDGHLKVQLEVVGLDQGGRMPATVENVVFRVIQELVQNILKHARATEITLQIIRSADELTVMVEDNGVGFDPAALGEDAGIGLKNIESRMAYLGGRADFDAAPGRGTTVTLAVPMERSIAKYLA from the coding sequence TTGGCTTCCCGCGTTCTTGCGCAAGCCGTTCCGGCCGCTTCGCCCCTCATCGACAGCCTGACCCAGCGCCGCGCCCAGGCCCCCGACACCGCCCGGCTGCGCCTGCTGCTGGCCGATGCCAACGCCTTGCGCACCATCGAGCCCGCCGAAGCCAAGCGCCTGGCTGCGCTGGCTCTGCAGCAGGCCAAGGCTACTGCCCGACACGAGGGCCCGCAACAGGTGGCCCTGCTGCTCCTCGGCCGGCTGGCGAACGCGGAGGGCGACTTTGCCGCGGCGGCTAAAAGCCTGATGCCCGCCCTGCGTCTGGCCGAGCAGCGCCAAGACCTGCTGGGCCAGGGCAGCGCCTGCCTGGCCCTGGCCACCACCAACAAAAACCTGAAGCAATTCGCCCAAAGCCTGCAGTACGCCCGCCGCGCCCAAGCCGTGCTGCGCCAGGCGGCGCAAGCCGGCGACCCGCGTGCCGCCAAGCCGCTGGCCATTGCCTTCAACAACAGCGGCACCGCCCTGATGGAGCAAAACCAGCTGGCCGCCGCCCGTGCCGACTTCCGCATTTCGCTGCAAAAAGCCCGCGCCCTTGGCGATTCCAGCGTGGCCGTGCTGGCCCTCTACAACCTCGGCGGCCTGGCCCTGCGCCAGAAAAACGGCCCCGAAGCCTACCGCTACTACCGCCAGACCCTGGCCATCGACAAGGCCGAGGGCAACGAGCAAGGGCAAGCCGAATCGTGGCTGAACCTGGGCGATGCCCTGGCCCTGCTGCACCGCACCGCCGAAGCCGAGGACGCTTACCGCCACGCCCTGCAGCTGGCCCGCCGCCAGCGCGCGCTGCCCATTGTGCGGGTGGTGTATAACGGGTTTGCCACGCTATACGAAGATGGTAATCAGCCTGCAAAGGCCCTGCAGTGGCAGAAACGCTTTCAGTCGCTCAATGACTCCATCTTCCAGCAGGAAAGCGCCCAGCAAGTGGCCGAGCTGCAAACCAAGTACGACACCGAGAAGAAGGAGGCCCGCAACCGCCTACAGGCCGCCCGGCTGCGCGAGCAGCAGCAAGTCATTCGGCGGCGCACCGCTTTGTTGTGGGCCGGCGCGCTGGTGGCCCTGCTGCTGGCGGGGCTGGCTTACTTGTGGGTGGCGCGGCGGCGGCTGCGCCGCGAGGTGGAGTTTGCCGAGGAGCGCCAGGCCTTGCAGCAGCAGCGCGCCCAGGCCGTGCTGGAGGCCGAGGAAACCGAGCGCCGCCGCATCGGCTCCGACCTGCACGACGGCGTGGGCCAGCTCCTGACGGCGGCCAAAATGAACCTGCACGCGCTGGGCGACGAGCTGCGGCTGAGTACCACCGGCCAGCAGGCCATGTTCCAGAACGCGCTGGACGTGGTAGACGAGAGCTTCCGCGAGGTGCGCAGCATTTCGCACAACCTGCTGCCCAACGCCCTCATCAAGCGCGGCCTGGCCCAGGCCGTGCGCGACTTCCTGAACAAAATTGCCCCCGATGGCCACCTGAAGGTACAGCTCGAAGTGGTGGGGCTCGACCAGGGCGGGCGTATGCCGGCCACGGTGGAGAATGTGGTGTTTCGCGTCATTCAGGAGTTGGTGCAGAACATTCTGAAGCACGCGCGGGCCACGGAAATCACCCTGCAAATCATTCGCAGCGCCGACGAGCTGACGGTGATGGTGGAAGACAACGGTGTGGGCTTCGACCCCGCCGCGCTGGGCGAGGACGCAGGAATTGGCCTCAAAAATATTGAGAGCCGCATGGCTTACCTGGGCGGCCGGGCCGACTTCGACGCGGCCCCCGGCCGGGGCACCACCGTGACGCTGGCAGTGCCAATGGAGCGCTCAATAGCAAAATACTTAGCCTGA
- a CDS encoding hypervirulence associated TUDOR domain-containing protein: MRKGTKVSWKYGTGTATGKIESVHKEPISRTLKGSEIHRNGSADDPALVIVQENGDRVLKLKSEVKAA, from the coding sequence ATGCGCAAAGGCACCAAAGTAAGCTGGAAATACGGCACCGGCACCGCCACCGGCAAAATTGAATCGGTCCACAAAGAGCCCATTTCCCGCACCCTCAAAGGCTCCGAAATTCACCGCAACGGCTCGGCCGACGACCCTGCTTTGGTCATCGTGCAGGAAAATGGCGACCGGGTGCTCAAGCTCAAAAGCGAAGTGAAGGCGGCTTAG